The following DNA comes from Chloroflexia bacterium SDU3-3.
GCGCGCCCTCTCCGATCTTCCCGATGGCGTGTACCGCGCCAAGGGCGTGCTCTGGCTGAATGACCAGCCCAAGCGGCGGATTGTGCTGCAGGTGGTGGGCCGCCGTGTGAACCTGATCCCCGCCGAGCCTTGGGGCGACCAGGCCCCGCGCAGTCGGCTCGCCCTGATCGGCACCCCAGCCAGCGTCGATCCTGTCCAGCTGCAGGCGCTGTTCGAGGCGGCGCTGGTGGGCTAGCCCCACCAGCGCGCGTTTGTGCTCAGCTGCGGCCCAGGCGCTCGCGCCCGTAGGCCTCGATCTCGCCCAGGAAGCGCGAGGGCTTGCTCTGCGAGCCGCGGTTGCGCCCGCCCACCCACGAGAGGAACAGCCGCTCGCCGGCCCGCGTGAGCGCCACATAGCACAGTCGGCGCTCCTCTTCCACGCCCTCGAGCGTCCCAATGCTGCGCTCGTGGGGCAGCGTCCCTTCCTCCAGCCCCGTCACAAACACAATCGGCCACTCCAGCCCCTTGGCCGCGTGGATGGTCAGCAGCTGCACTTGGTCGCGCTGATCCTCATCATCGCTGTCGAGGCTGGTCATCAGCGCGACCTCCTGCAGGAAGCTGCTCAGGTCGTCGTGCTCTTCGGCGGCCACCATCAGCTCCTGCAGGTGCTCGCGGATCTCGGGCAGATCCTCGGGGCTGAAGCGCTTGGCCAGATCGGCCATAAACCCGCTATGCTCCAGCACATCGGCCAGCAGGTTGGATGGCGGCATGCTGGCGCTGAAGTTGCGCCAGCGCGCCAGCAGCCCGGCCAGCTGGGTGGCCCCAGCCGCCGCCTTGGGCGCGAGCGGCGTGTAGGCCTCGCGCTTGGTGAGCGCCTCGGAGAGCGAGAGGCCGTTCTGGGCGGCGTACTGCGAGAGCAGCGCCAGCGACTGCGCACCCAGGCCGCGCGCGGGCACATTGGCGATGCGGTTCAGGCTTAGGTTGTCGGCGGGGTTGTTGATGGCGCGCAGGTAGGCCATGGCGTCGCGCACCACCGCGCGGTCGTAAAAGCCAGTGGCCCCGCGGATCTGGTAGGGGATGCGGGCGTGGCGCAGCGCGCTCTCGAAGGCCCGCGACATGTGGCGCGTGCGGAACAGCACCGCCACGTCTTTGTACTGCCGCCCACTGCGCGCCAAGTCGTTGATGTTGCGGGCGATCTGCTCGGCCTCGTCCTTCCCATCCTTCGCATCGAAGATCGCGAGGCAGCGCTCGCCTGGCTTCATGGCCGAGGCCGAGCGCAGCGCCATCGGCGGCACCACGCGGCTGTTGCGGATCACGGCGTAGGCCGCATCCAGGATGGACTGGCGGCTGCGATAGTTGGTCTTCAGCTCGATCACGCTGGCGTCGGGGAAGTCCTTCTCGAATCGGGCGATGATGGTGTAGTCGGCGTTGCGGAAGCCGTAGATCGCCTGCATGCCATCGCCCACGGCGAACAGCGAGCGGCGGCGATTTCCGCTCGGGCGCGAGAGCATCTCGATCAGCGCGTACTGGCTGGCGTCGGTATCCTGGTACTCATCCACCAGCACGTGCTGCCACTTGCGCTGGTAGTCCTCAAGCACATCGGGGTGCTCGCTCAGCAGCTGGTAACTCAGCAAGATCATGTCGTCGAAGTCGAGCGCGTTGGCCTTCTCTAGGCTGCGCTGGTAGCGGCGGTAGCACCCGGCGGCGTAGCGCTCCACCGGATCGGCGGCGAAGCGCAGCGCCAGCCGTGGCGAGAGCAGCTTGCTTTTGAAGCGGCTGATCATGCGCAGGATGTCTTGTGGTTCCAGCGCCGCCGGTGCGCGCTCGGTCATGCCGTCCAGCGCCGCCGCCGCGAGCTGAAGCTGCTCGTCGCCAGCGTAGATGGTGAAATCCTTGGTGTAGTGGCCGATCCGCCCTTCGATCTCATCGCGCAGCAGCTGGCCGCACACGGCGTGAAAGGTGCCGGTGGTGATACCGCGCACGCGATTGCCGAGCAGCTTTTTCAGCCGCTCGCGCATCTCCTTGGCGGCCTTGTTGGTAAAGGTAAGCGCGAGGATCGCGCCGGGCTTCGCCCGATGGTGCTCGATCAGGTGGGCGATCCGTAGGGTCAGCACGCGTGTCTTGCCGCTGCCCGCGCCCGCGCGGACAAGCACCGGCCCGATCGGTGCCGTCACCGCCGCGCGCTGCTCGGAGTTGAGAGAAGCGAGAAAATCCATGGTTCCTATTGCTGTGATTTTTGCTGTTCAATCGCCCTATTGTACCGCACGGCGACGCACTCATGCGAACGTCTTTTCGTGGCACAGTTTGCGCATGGTGCAAGGCAGAATCGTTGATTACAAGGCGAGATGGAGTGATCTATGCGCACACTTTTCCGGACATTTGCGGTGAAGACCTCGGAGGCGGTGGGTTCGGCGTGGGCATTTATTGCTGCGGTGATGCTGATTATTGGCTGGGCTATCAGTGGGCCTTTCTTTCATTTCTCGGATACCTGGGAGCTGATTATCAATACCATCACGACGATCATCACGTTCTTGATGGTATTTCTGATCCAGAACGCGCAGAACCGTGATTCGAAGGCGCTGCATCTCAAGCTCGATGAGCTGATCCGTGCGGTGGATGGTGCGCGCACCGGCCTGGTCGACCTTGAGGATCTGACCGATGATGAGCTGCAGCGCCTTCAGAAGGAGTTTCGGCGGCTGAGCCAGCGTGTGGCTGCCGAGCCGGTTGAGTCCTGAGTCCTTCTACTCGGCCAGTGCGGTCTCGGCCAGCAGCCCTTGGGCCACGGCCTCGGCCACCACCTGCCGACCGAGGGCGGCCAGCGTCGCCGAGCCGCCTGCGATCAGGGGGTTGCGGGCCAGCACTTTGTCTGCGGTGATGCGGTGCTGCTGCCACGAGCCTCCCCCGGTGTGGTAGTTATGCAGCAGCGGCATCAGCCGATCTAGTGCGGTGGCGAACCGCGCCTCGGGTGTGGCCTGGGCCTCAAAGGTCTCCCATAGCGCCCGCAACTCGGCGGCTTGGTCGGCGGGTAGCAGCCCAAAGATGCGGTCGGCGGCGCGCTGCTCGCGCTCGGCTTTGTCCTGCGCGCCGACCGTATCGTATAAAAAGGTGTCGCCGGCGTCGATCTCCACGATATCGTGGATGAGCACCATCTTGATCACAAGCCCCACATCCACCGGCTCGTTGGCGTGTTCGCCCAGCACCATGGCCATCAGGGCCAGGTGCCAGCTGTGCTCGGCGCTGTTCTCATTCCGCTGGTCGGCGATCAGCCGGGTCTGGCGCAGGATGTGCTTGAGGTTGTCGATCTCAAGGATGAAGGCGAGCTGCTGGCTGAGCCGCTCGCTCGCGATCGCGAATGCCATAGGGGTTGCCTCATACAATAGCGGCGGGAGCCTAGGTGCCCCCGCCGCTATTGTACGCCACTTTTTCGCGCTGCCGCTAGTAGTGCCCCACCAGCTGCTCCAGCCCAAAGAGCGGGTCAGTCGGTGGCTCCAGGCGCAGCAGCGAGCGCATCAGGTCGATCTTGGCCTCGAACTTGGCCACCTCCGCCGAGCGCGCGGGCTGGCGGTCGAGCTTGGATGTGGCGTTGCTGACCGCCAGGATGCGCTGGGCCAGGTCGAGGATCGATGTGCCCTGCCCACTGCCGACATTGATCGGCGTGCCG
Coding sequences within:
- a CDS encoding HD domain-containing protein, which translates into the protein MAFAIASERLSQQLAFILEIDNLKHILRQTRLIADQRNENSAEHSWHLALMAMVLGEHANEPVDVGLVIKMVLIHDIVEIDAGDTFLYDTVGAQDKAEREQRAADRIFGLLPADQAAELRALWETFEAQATPEARFATALDRLMPLLHNYHTGGGSWQQHRITADKVLARNPLIAGGSATLAALGRQVVAEAVAQGLLAETALAE
- a CDS encoding low affinity iron permease family protein, yielding MRTLFRTFAVKTSEAVGSAWAFIAAVMLIIGWAISGPFFHFSDTWELIINTITTIITFLMVFLIQNAQNRDSKALHLKLDELIRAVDGARTGLVDLEDLTDDELQRLQKEFRRLSQRVAAEPVES
- a CDS encoding AAA family ATPase, yielding MDFLASLNSEQRAAVTAPIGPVLVRAGAGSGKTRVLTLRIAHLIEHHRAKPGAILALTFTNKAAKEMRERLKKLLGNRVRGITTGTFHAVCGQLLRDEIEGRIGHYTKDFTIYAGDEQLQLAAAALDGMTERAPAALEPQDILRMISRFKSKLLSPRLALRFAADPVERYAAGCYRRYQRSLEKANALDFDDMILLSYQLLSEHPDVLEDYQRKWQHVLVDEYQDTDASQYALIEMLSRPSGNRRRSLFAVGDGMQAIYGFRNADYTIIARFEKDFPDASVIELKTNYRSRQSILDAAYAVIRNSRVVPPMALRSASAMKPGERCLAIFDAKDGKDEAEQIARNINDLARSGRQYKDVAVLFRTRHMSRAFESALRHARIPYQIRGATGFYDRAVVRDAMAYLRAINNPADNLSLNRIANVPARGLGAQSLALLSQYAAQNGLSLSEALTKREAYTPLAPKAAAGATQLAGLLARWRNFSASMPPSNLLADVLEHSGFMADLAKRFSPEDLPEIREHLQELMVAAEEHDDLSSFLQEVALMTSLDSDDEDQRDQVQLLTIHAAKGLEWPIVFVTGLEEGTLPHERSIGTLEGVEEERRLCYVALTRAGERLFLSWVGGRNRGSQSKPSRFLGEIEAYGRERLGRS